The following nucleotide sequence is from Bacteroidales bacterium.
AAGTTTGCCTGATGATGTGGCATATTCTATACTTGATTATGCTGATGAAATCCCTGCTTTTAAAGAAAAAGTTTTAGATGTTAAATTAATGTACGGACGACAAATATCTTTTGCTCCCCAAAATATTGTAATACCGGGACTTCAAAATAAATAATATTGTGAGTAATCTGTGGTAAATTTGAATACCTACTATAATCCATACAGCAGAACAAGACTGCAAATGAAAATATTTGGAATAAGTAATTATTTATGTTAAACGATAAAAATAGGTAGTTAACAGTATGCAGTTGGCAAAAATTTATTACTTTGCCTACTGCCAATTGTCTACTGTCAACTTGCTGATAGTAAAATACATAAATCCCGTTTTAATAAAAAAGTTTGTTAAAATAACAACTAAGCGATAGCGATCTCATGAACACAATATAAAAATTAATAATTCGTGAATAAAGTTATACGGAGTAATAGCATATAGCAACAAAATTATTTTAATTTAAACCAATAAAAATTTATAAAAATGAAAAAAATCTTAATTATTATTTCACTACTTGTGATTTCTTTTTACTTGTATTCACAAAATTCAACATTAACTGTTTTTGCACAGGATGGTGAAAAATTCTGGTTAGTACTAAATGGTGTAAAACAGAATAATGAGCCGGTTTACAGGGTTGAAAATATACAAATTAATACTGATTATGCAAAAATGAAAATATTATTTGAAAATAGTGATTTATCATCATTAGATAAGCATTTTCCTGCAAAAGATGCTGATGGAAATTATTGTACATTTACTTATAATATTAAGAAAAATAAGAAAGGTATATATGTTGTAAGGATGGTTAGTTTTGAGAAAATAACAAGCACAACACAAACTTCTTCAAATGTAGTTTCCGATAATACATCAAGTACAGGAACAACAACTTCTACTACAGGAACTACAACAATTAAAGGAACAACAACACAAAGTTCTATAACGAATCAAGGTAAAAGTGATAATCTTGGAGTTTCAATAAATGCAAATGAAAGTGGTGTTAGTATGAATATTACCGGTACTGATGGACAGGAAAATGTGAATATGAACATGAATTTGAATATGAACAATGCAAATGTTACTTCATCTACAACAACAACTGTTACTACATCCACAACAACAACTTCTTCTTCTGGCAATTATAATCAGCAAAATCAAGAAGTAGTGTATGTTTCCGGTTACAATGGTCCGGTTGGATGCCCAATACCAATGTCGGAATATGATTTTAACAGTGCAAAAAGTTCAATTTCGTCAAAAGATTTTGAAGACAGCAAATTAACAATGGCAAAGCAGATTGTTGGCTCAAATTGTTTGTTAGCATCACAGGTAAAAGAAATTATGAGAATATTTGAATATGAAGATAC
It contains:
- a CDS encoding DUF4476 domain-containing protein: MKKILIIISLLVISFYLYSQNSTLTVFAQDGEKFWLVLNGVKQNNEPVYRVENIQINTDYAKMKILFENSDLSSLDKHFPAKDADGNYCTFTYNIKKNKKGIYVVRMVSFEKITSTTQTSSNVVSDNTSSTGTTTSTTGTTTIKGTTTQSSITNQGKSDNLGVSINANESGVSMNITGTDGQENVNMNMNLNMNNANVTSSTTTTVTTSTTTTSSSGNYNQQNQEVVYVSGYNGPVGCPIPMSEYDFNSAKSSISSKDFEDSKLTMAKQIVGSNCLLASQVKEIMRIFEYEDTRLEFAKYAYKRTYDKGNYYKVNDAFEFELTIDELNEFIENH